A window of the Trichoderma asperellum chromosome 6, complete sequence genome harbors these coding sequences:
- a CDS encoding uncharacterized protein (EggNog:ENOG41), protein MSEERRIVVSIDFGTTFSGVAWADTTQPDVQHVLSDWPSVGSSQNSPKVPTELRKVASGWQWGFQIPKSAKRSRLFKLRLDEPSDTKNEGESAQELTRIYLSFLYSHFISVLEDKLSPSVVQSTPMDVVVTVPAIWSNSAKQETEKAASLAGFGGEQKIKLISEPEAAALYTVKYLSPSVLQTGRRFVVCDAGGGTVDLITYEVAQVQPLQMREVTEGTGGKCGSSMLNMRFRRYLKQMHGDKYWTDERLVVALSEFEAFKRNFFPKGEPLTLKVDPSLGLKRDRFTISQDDMATKIWDPIMKDIICLIKEQISMADEKVAAVVLVGGFGQNAYLRSRVRDVIVSRVRVLQPENGVTAVVKGAVIYGLGNYQPAMALVGIASRVARRSYGTCLLTKYDPAKHNRDEAFWSDKEEDWVVVEMCWFIRKGQSYPDDKPSKIEYQCDIPVFMGHRPQADIEIFSNDDDHEAPIHMSGTTKRVATLFLDLHKITKSAKSSAKKKKMGWHRYYCLTGVIEASYGSAMITYTVKLGGLHILCSKSKQFFEL, encoded by the exons ATGAgcgaggagagaagaatagTCGTCTCTATTGACTTTGGAACCACTTTTTCTGGAGTCGCTTGGGCAGATACGACTCAG CCGGATGTTCAGCACGTATTATCCGACTGGCCGTCAGTTGGTTCGTCCCAAAATAGCCCTAAAGTTCCAACAGAGCTGCGGAAAGTAGCATCCGGCTGGCAGTGGGGGTTCCAGATCCCGAAATCGGCGAAGAGAAGTAGATTGTTCAAGTT AAGATTGGATGAACCATCGGATACGAAGAACGAAGGAGAATCTGCGCAGGAGCTAACAAGGATATATCTATCATTCCTCTATTCTCACTTTATCAGCGTCTTAGAGGACAAGCTGTCGCCCAGCGTAGTACAATCGACGCCGATGGACGTTGTTGTCACCGTTCCAGCGATATGGTCAAATAGTGCAAagcaagaaacagaaaaggCAGCATCACTCGCTGGCTTCGGCGGAGAGcaaaaaattaagcttatatCAGAACCT GAAGCGGCAGCTCTGTACACTGTCAAATATCTGAGCCCTTCTGTCCTACAAACTGGTAGGAGATTTGTGGTATGCGACGCCGGAGGAGGTACGGTAGATCTTATAACATATGAAGTTGCTCAAGTTCAGCCCCTCCAAATGAGAGAGGTTACGGAAGGCACTGGAGGGAAATGCGGGTCTTCGATGCTCAACATGAGATTTCGACGATATTTGAAGCAGATGCATGGAGATAAGTATTGGACAGATGAGCGACTGGTTGTTGCGTTGAGCGAGTTTGAAGCG TTCAAAAGGAATTTTTTTCCAAAGGGTGAACCACTTACACTAAAGGTCGATCCATCTCTCGGTCTCAAACGTGATCGATTCACAATATCTCAAGACGACATGGCTACTAAAATATGGGATCCGATTATGAAAGACATAATATGTCTAATAAAGGAGCAAATTTCGATGGCAGACGAAAAAGTTGCGGCAGTCGTACTAGTTGGTGGGTTTGGACAGAATGCATACCTAAGGTCTCGGGTTCGCGATGTCATCGTTTCTAGAGTGCGCGTACTTCAGCCAGAGAATGGTGTTACTGCAGTAGTAAAAGGAGCCGTCATCTATGGTCTAGGAAATTACCAGCCCGCAATGGCCCTGGTAGGGATCGCATCTCGGGTCGCCAGGCGATCGTACGGCACCTGCCTTTTGACAAAGTATGACCCGGCAAAGCATAACCGGGATGAAGC ATTCTGGTCGGACAAAGAAGAGGACTGGGTCGTCGTTGAAATGTGTTGGTTCATTCGCAAG GGCCAATCGTATCCCGATGATAAGCCTTCAAAAATTGAGTATCAATGCGATATACCCGTATTTATGGGACATAGGCCGCAAGCAGATATCGAGATATTTAGCAACGACGATGATCACGAGGCACCAATACACATGAGCGGCACAACAAAGAGAGTAGCCACGCTATTCCTTGACCTGCATAAAATAACAAAATCAGCAAAGTCAtcagcaaaaaagaagaaaatgggaTGGCATCGATATTATTGCTTGACAGGTGTGATTGAGGCAAGCTATGGATCAGCCATGATAACATACACCGTGAAACTGGGAGGTCTGCATATTCTCTGTTCTAAATCTAAACAATTCTTTGAGCTCTGA
- a CDS encoding uncharacterized protein (EggNog:ENOG41), with product MCIRRLDEPSDTKNEGESAQELTRIYLSFLYSHFISVLEDKLSPSVVQSTPMDVVVTVPAIWSNSAKQETEKAASLAGFGGEQKIKLISEPEAAALYTVKYLSPSVLQTGRRFVVCDAGGGTVDLITYEVAQVQPLQMREVTEGTGGKCGSSMLNMRFRRYLKQMHGDKYWTDERLVVALSEFEAFKRNFFPKGEPLTLKVDPSLGLKRDRFTISQDDMATKIWDPIMKDIICLIKEQISMADEKVAAVVLVGGFGQNAYLRSRVRDVIVSRVRVLQPENGVTAVVKGAVIYGLGNYQPAMALVGIASRVARRSYGTCLLTKYDPAKHNRDEAFWSDKEEDWVVVEMCWFIRKGQSYPDDKPSKIEYQCDIPVFMGHRPQADIEIFSNDDDHEAPIHMSGTTKRVATLFLDLHKITKSAKSSAKKKKMGWHRYYCLTGVIEASYGSAMITYTVKLGGVTHDVIRVRYE from the exons ATGTGTATCAGAAGATTGGATGAACCATCGGATACGAAGAACGAAGGAGAATCTGCGCAGGAGCTAACAAGGATATATCTATCATTCCTCTATTCTCACTTTATCAGCGTCTTAGAGGACAAGCTGTCGCCCAGCGTAGTACAATCGACGCCGATGGACGTTGTTGTCACCGTTCCAGCGATATGGTCAAATAGTGCAAagcaagaaacagaaaaggCAGCATCACTCGCTGGCTTCGGCGGAGAGcaaaaaattaagcttatatCAGAACCT GAAGCGGCAGCTCTGTACACTGTCAAATATCTGAGCCCTTCTGTCCTACAAACTGGTAGGAGATTTGTGGTATGCGACGCCGGAGGAGGTACGGTAGATCTTATAACATATGAAGTTGCTCAAGTTCAGCCCCTCCAAATGAGAGAGGTTACGGAAGGCACTGGAGGGAAATGCGGGTCTTCGATGCTCAACATGAGATTTCGACGATATTTGAAGCAGATGCATGGAGATAAGTATTGGACAGATGAGCGACTGGTTGTTGCGTTGAGCGAGTTTGAAGCG TTCAAAAGGAATTTTTTTCCAAAGGGTGAACCACTTACACTAAAGGTCGATCCATCTCTCGGTCTCAAACGTGATCGATTCACAATATCTCAAGACGACATGGCTACTAAAATATGGGATCCGATTATGAAAGACATAATATGTCTAATAAAGGAGCAAATTTCGATGGCAGACGAAAAAGTTGCGGCAGTCGTACTAGTTGGTGGGTTTGGACAGAATGCATACCTAAGGTCTCGGGTTCGCGATGTCATCGTTTCTAGAGTGCGCGTACTTCAGCCAGAGAATGGTGTTACTGCAGTAGTAAAAGGAGCCGTCATCTATGGTCTAGGAAATTACCAGCCCGCAATGGCCCTGGTAGGGATCGCATCTCGGGTCGCCAGGCGATCGTACGGCACCTGCCTTTTGACAAAGTATGACCCGGCAAAGCATAACCGGGATGAAGC ATTCTGGTCGGACAAAGAAGAGGACTGGGTCGTCGTTGAAATGTGTTGGTTCATTCGCAAG GGCCAATCGTATCCCGATGATAAGCCTTCAAAAATTGAGTATCAATGCGATATACCCGTATTTATGGGACATAGGCCGCAAGCAGATATCGAGATATTTAGCAACGACGATGATCACGAGGCACCAATACACATGAGCGGCACAACAAAGAGAGTAGCCACGCTATTCCTTGACCTGCATAAAATAACAAAATCAGCAAAGTCAtcagcaaaaaagaagaaaatgggaTGGCATCGATATTATTGCTTGACAGGTGTGATTGAGGCAAGCTATGGATCAGCCATGATAACATACACCGTGAAACTGGGAG GTGTGACACACGACGTTATTAGAGTTCGATACGAGTAA
- a CDS encoding uncharacterized protein (EggNog:ENOG41) has product MSEERRIVVSIDFGTTFSGVAWADTTQPDVQHVLSDWPSVGSSQNSPKVPTELRKVASGWQWGFQIPKSAKRSRLFKRLDEPSDTKNEGESAQELTRIYLSFLYSHFISVLEDKLSPSVVQSTPMDVVVTVPAIWSNSAKQETEKAASLAGFGGEQKIKLISEPEAAALYTVKYLSPSVLQTGRRFVVCDAGGGTVDLITYEVAQVQPLQMREVTEGTGGKCGSSMLNMRFRRYLKQMHGDKYWTDERLVVALSEFEAFKRNFFPKGEPLTLKVDPSLGLKRDRFTISQDDMATKIWDPIMKDIICLIKEQISMADEKVAAVVLVGGFGQNAYLRSRVRDVIVSRVRVLQPENGVTAVVKGAVIYGLGNYQPAMALVGIASRVARRSYGTCLLTKYDPAKHNRDEAFWSDKEEDWVVVEMCWFIRKGQSYPDDKPSKIEYQCDIPVFMGHRPQADIEIFSNDDDHEAPIHMSGTTKRVATLFLDLHKITKSAKSSAKKKKMGWHRYYCLTGVIEASYGSAMITYTVKLGGVTHDVIRVRYE; this is encoded by the exons ATGAgcgaggagagaagaatagTCGTCTCTATTGACTTTGGAACCACTTTTTCTGGAGTCGCTTGGGCAGATACGACTCAG CCGGATGTTCAGCACGTATTATCCGACTGGCCGTCAGTTGGTTCGTCCCAAAATAGCCCTAAAGTTCCAACAGAGCTGCGGAAAGTAGCATCCGGCTGGCAGTGGGGGTTCCAGATCCCGAAATCGGCGAAGAGAAGTAGATTGTTCAA AAGATTGGATGAACCATCGGATACGAAGAACGAAGGAGAATCTGCGCAGGAGCTAACAAGGATATATCTATCATTCCTCTATTCTCACTTTATCAGCGTCTTAGAGGACAAGCTGTCGCCCAGCGTAGTACAATCGACGCCGATGGACGTTGTTGTCACCGTTCCAGCGATATGGTCAAATAGTGCAAagcaagaaacagaaaaggCAGCATCACTCGCTGGCTTCGGCGGAGAGcaaaaaattaagcttatatCAGAACCT GAAGCGGCAGCTCTGTACACTGTCAAATATCTGAGCCCTTCTGTCCTACAAACTGGTAGGAGATTTGTGGTATGCGACGCCGGAGGAGGTACGGTAGATCTTATAACATATGAAGTTGCTCAAGTTCAGCCCCTCCAAATGAGAGAGGTTACGGAAGGCACTGGAGGGAAATGCGGGTCTTCGATGCTCAACATGAGATTTCGACGATATTTGAAGCAGATGCATGGAGATAAGTATTGGACAGATGAGCGACTGGTTGTTGCGTTGAGCGAGTTTGAAGCG TTCAAAAGGAATTTTTTTCCAAAGGGTGAACCACTTACACTAAAGGTCGATCCATCTCTCGGTCTCAAACGTGATCGATTCACAATATCTCAAGACGACATGGCTACTAAAATATGGGATCCGATTATGAAAGACATAATATGTCTAATAAAGGAGCAAATTTCGATGGCAGACGAAAAAGTTGCGGCAGTCGTACTAGTTGGTGGGTTTGGACAGAATGCATACCTAAGGTCTCGGGTTCGCGATGTCATCGTTTCTAGAGTGCGCGTACTTCAGCCAGAGAATGGTGTTACTGCAGTAGTAAAAGGAGCCGTCATCTATGGTCTAGGAAATTACCAGCCCGCAATGGCCCTGGTAGGGATCGCATCTCGGGTCGCCAGGCGATCGTACGGCACCTGCCTTTTGACAAAGTATGACCCGGCAAAGCATAACCGGGATGAAGC ATTCTGGTCGGACAAAGAAGAGGACTGGGTCGTCGTTGAAATGTGTTGGTTCATTCGCAAG GGCCAATCGTATCCCGATGATAAGCCTTCAAAAATTGAGTATCAATGCGATATACCCGTATTTATGGGACATAGGCCGCAAGCAGATATCGAGATATTTAGCAACGACGATGATCACGAGGCACCAATACACATGAGCGGCACAACAAAGAGAGTAGCCACGCTATTCCTTGACCTGCATAAAATAACAAAATCAGCAAAGTCAtcagcaaaaaagaagaaaatgggaTGGCATCGATATTATTGCTTGACAGGTGTGATTGAGGCAAGCTATGGATCAGCCATGATAACATACACCGTGAAACTGGGAG GTGTGACACACGACGTTATTAGAGTTCGATACGAGTAA
- a CDS encoding uncharacterized protein (EggNog:ENOG41), with product MSEERRIVVSIDFGTTFSGVAWADTTQPDVQHVLSDWPSVGSSQNSPKVPTELRKVASGWQWGFQIPKSAKRSRLFKLRLDEPSDTKNEGESAQELTRIYLSFLYSHFISVLEDKLSPSVVQSTPMDVVVTVPAIWSNSAKQETEKAASLAGFGGEQKIKLISEPEAAALYTVKYLSPSVLQTGRRFVVCDAGGGTVDLITYEVAQVQPLQMREVTEGTGGKCGSSMLNMRFRRYLKQMHGDKYWTDERLVVALSEFEAFKRNFFPKGEPLTLKVDPSLGLKRDRFTISQDDMATKIWDPIMKDIICLIKEQISMADEKVAAVVLVGGFGQNAYLRSRVRDVIVSRVRVLQPENGVTAVVKGAVIYGLGNYQPAMALVGIASRVARRSYGTCLLTKYDPAKHNRDEA from the exons ATGAgcgaggagagaagaatagTCGTCTCTATTGACTTTGGAACCACTTTTTCTGGAGTCGCTTGGGCAGATACGACTCAG CCGGATGTTCAGCACGTATTATCCGACTGGCCGTCAGTTGGTTCGTCCCAAAATAGCCCTAAAGTTCCAACAGAGCTGCGGAAAGTAGCATCCGGCTGGCAGTGGGGGTTCCAGATCCCGAAATCGGCGAAGAGAAGTAGATTGTTCAAGTT AAGATTGGATGAACCATCGGATACGAAGAACGAAGGAGAATCTGCGCAGGAGCTAACAAGGATATATCTATCATTCCTCTATTCTCACTTTATCAGCGTCTTAGAGGACAAGCTGTCGCCCAGCGTAGTACAATCGACGCCGATGGACGTTGTTGTCACCGTTCCAGCGATATGGTCAAATAGTGCAAagcaagaaacagaaaaggCAGCATCACTCGCTGGCTTCGGCGGAGAGcaaaaaattaagcttatatCAGAACCT GAAGCGGCAGCTCTGTACACTGTCAAATATCTGAGCCCTTCTGTCCTACAAACTGGTAGGAGATTTGTGGTATGCGACGCCGGAGGAGGTACGGTAGATCTTATAACATATGAAGTTGCTCAAGTTCAGCCCCTCCAAATGAGAGAGGTTACGGAAGGCACTGGAGGGAAATGCGGGTCTTCGATGCTCAACATGAGATTTCGACGATATTTGAAGCAGATGCATGGAGATAAGTATTGGACAGATGAGCGACTGGTTGTTGCGTTGAGCGAGTTTGAAGCG TTCAAAAGGAATTTTTTTCCAAAGGGTGAACCACTTACACTAAAGGTCGATCCATCTCTCGGTCTCAAACGTGATCGATTCACAATATCTCAAGACGACATGGCTACTAAAATATGGGATCCGATTATGAAAGACATAATATGTCTAATAAAGGAGCAAATTTCGATGGCAGACGAAAAAGTTGCGGCAGTCGTACTAGTTGGTGGGTTTGGACAGAATGCATACCTAAGGTCTCGGGTTCGCGATGTCATCGTTTCTAGAGTGCGCGTACTTCAGCCAGAGAATGGTGTTACTGCAGTAGTAAAAGGAGCCGTCATCTATGGTCTAGGAAATTACCAGCCCGCAATGGCCCTGGTAGGGATCGCATCTCGGGTCGCCAGGCGATCGTACGGCACCTGCCTTTTGACAAAGTATGACCCGGCAAAGCATAACCGGGATGAAGCGTGA